One stretch of Bactrocera tryoni isolate S06 unplaced genomic scaffold, CSIRO_BtryS06_freeze2 scaffold_7, whole genome shotgun sequence DNA includes these proteins:
- the LOC120781663 gene encoding 60S ribosomal protein L9, whose amino-acid sequence MRTINSSQCVKIPKGIKASVKARIVKITGARGCLVRSFKHLALDMYMVDKRTLKVEKWFGAKKELASVRTVCSHIENMIKGVTYGFQYKMRAVYAHFPINCVTSENNTVIEIRNFLGEKYIRRVQMAPGVTVVNSTAQKDELIVEGNDIEAVSGSAALIQQSTTVKNKDIRKFLDGLYVSEKTTVVKKED is encoded by the exons ATGAGGACAATCAACTCCAGTCAATGTGTTAAAATACCGAAAGGGATAAAAGCTTCGGTTAAAGCGCGTATAGTAAAAATAACTGGAGCTAGAGGTTGTTTAGTCCGAAGCTTTAAACATCTTGCTTTGGATATGTATATGGTCGATAAACGTACGTTAAAAGTAGAAAAATGGTTTGGAGCAAAAAAAGAGCTGGCATCTGTACGTACTGTTTGCAGTCATATTGAAAACATGATTAAAG GTGTGACGTATGGATTCCAATATAAAATGCGTGCAGTTTATGCTCATTTTCCAATTAACTGTGTAACATCCGAAAACAATACTGTAATCGAGATACGGAATTTCCTTGGAGAAAAATATATTCGACGTGTTCAAATGGCTCCTGGGGTGACTGTAGTAAATTCTACTGCACAGAAGGATGAATTGATTGTAGAAGGAAATGACATAGAGGCTGTTTCTGGTTCAGCTGCCTTGATTCAACAGTCAACCACAGTTAAAAACAAGGACATCCGTAAATTTTTAGATGGCCTTTATGTATCAGAAAAAACTACAGTTGTGAAAAAAGAggattaa
- the LOC120781593 gene encoding uncharacterized protein LOC120781593 has translation MRSWKEVADNLEVDESVVMKRWGNLRERFYKEIRISQNASGSGAFIGRQWALFESLQFFRSHIIPRPMRQSAPILKRSDENYDFINISSESISQDLSPSPPISPGQLIPSDQSTIILSDQTTAIPSDQSIPSSQISANPSLTSRPRKRRGRQLDEVDTAILGTVKTFQEVCELRARREEFEAEIGGFGRMIGLVRKRSNLVALHICRGNAFVKKTCGNTALRQKFFNACSWQHFGKLSQTLQ, from the exons ATGCGCTCTTGGAAGGAAGTCGCCGATAATTTGGAAGTTGATG AAAGTGTTGTTATGAAGCGTTGGGGCAACTTGAGAGAACGCTTCTATAAAGAAATTAGAATCTCACAAAATGCTTCAGGAAGTGGCGCATTCATAGGAAGGCAGTGGGCGCTATTTGaaagtttgcaattttttagaAGTCACATTATTCCTCGTCC AATGCGACAAAGTGCGCCAATATTGAAACGCAGCGACGAGAACTATGACTTTATAAACATTTCGTCCGAATCTATATCACAAGATCTCTCGCCATCACCTCCAATTTCCCCTGGGCAGTTAATTCCGTCCGACCAATCAACAATAATTCTGTCCGATCAAACAACAGCAATTCCGTCCGATCAGTCAATTCCGTCTAGTCAGATATCAGCAAATCCGTCATTAACATCGCGACCACGAAAGCGAAGAGGCAGACAGCTTGACGAGGTGGACACTGCCATCCTCGGAACAGTGAAAACTTTCCAGGAGGTATGTGAACTAAGAGCGCGTCGGGAAGAGTTTGAGGCGGAGATAGGCGGTTTTGGGCGAATGATAGGGTTAGTTCGTAAACGCAGTAACTTGGTTGCACTGCATATTTGCAGGGGCAACGCGTTCGTCAAAAAAACCTGCGGCAATACTGCTCTTCgtcaaaagttttttaatgcaTGCAGTTGGCAGCACTTCGGCAAATTGTCGCAGACATTgcagtaa
- the LOC120781759 gene encoding uncharacterized protein LOC120781759, with protein MESSFIKHTKKGDDKSSTWFYFLISTSSEEAKCKKCNAVLKTKGGSTKGLHEHLKVHGIKLCREATPTIAVPKKVAKITSHFSPNNEENIRAIMASLVAVDGLAFSTIAQSKQIRKGMEARKFKVPKSDTTIRKYVMEYFEECRERVKKEIIDLKVKNNRFSISFDEWTSVANKRYLNLILHGQKNIWNLGLVRIKGAATSENCIDMIESRLVDYDLSLATDIISIITDGASTMLKIGKRIGPHQQLCLAHGIQLGILDVMYKRQIRIEPNEISICEDDDSEEDTRDQTDCIQLADNEERGELTDEFDIKKIIDKIRSVVRSFRKSPKKNEILQKYVKMEFNKELQLILDCQTRWNSLLKMIERFHMLESCLKKAMVDLKADCLKDFEFNIIKSIIKVLKPAELAIEALCRRDMNLSSVDAVIHFMLDEVKNVDLSIAFNLFESIKKRVSERRTIYTNILKLLITGNFVSTTNEPNLEEMTNTIVEIVKKYNTNDVENRDIDLKIIENEKEKTLKQRLQETVKESRVLKRDVSLSVEEAVPKEINLLLGGGGLGSNLEVACNFLKTIPPTSVECERCFSVSGRICTKIRSSLNDETMDALVFLKYYLK; from the exons atggaat CATCATTTATAAAGCACACAAAAAAAGGAGACGACAAATCGTCAACATggttttattttctaatatcaACAAGTTCAGAGGAAGCCAAGTGCAAAAAATGTAATGCAGTCCTCAAAACAAAGGGTGGTTCAACAAAAGGATTACACGAACATTTAaag GTTCATGGCATAAAGTTGTGCCGCGAAGCAACTCCTACAATTGCTGTTCCCAAGAAAGTGGCAAAAATTACTTCACATTTTTCACCaaacaatgaagaaaatattcgTGCTATTATGGCCAGTTTGGTAGCTGTGGATGGATTAGCATTTTCAACCATTGCGCAATCAAAACAAATCAGAAAAGGTATGGAAGCCAGAAAATTTAAAGTTCCCAAATCTGACACCACAATCAGAAAATATGTAAtggaatattttgaagaatgtCGCGAAAgagtgaaaaaagaaataatcgatttgaaagtgaaaaataatagaTTTAGCATTTCATTCGACGAATGGACTTCTGTGGCCAATAAACGCTACTTGAATTTAATACTGCATGGTCAAAAAAACATATGGAACTTGGGACTCGTCCGAATAAAAGGTGCCGCAACTTCTGAAAACTGCATTGATATGATTGAATCTCGTTTGGTAGATTATGACTTGAGTTTAGCAACTGATATTATTTCTATTATCACTGATGGTGCCTCAACTATGTTGAAAATTGGCAAACGCATAGGTCCACATCAACAGCTGTGCCTGGCACATGGAATACAGCTCGGTATCCTTGATGTGATGTACAAAAGACAAATAAGAATTGAGCCAAATGAAATTTCTATATGTGAAGATGATGATTCCGAAGAAGATACGAGAGATCAAACTGATTGCATACAG TTAGCTGATAATGAAGAACGTGGAGAACTTACAGACGAAtttgatatcaaaaaaattatagacaAAATTCGGAGCGTTGTACGGTCATTTCGAAAATCTCCCAAAAagaatgaaattttacaaaaatatgtgaaaatggaGTTCAACAAAGAGTTGCAGCTCATCCTAGATTGTCAGACTCGGTGGAACAGTTTACTAAAAATGATCGAACGGTTTCATATGCTGGAGTCTTGCTTGAAAAAAGCGATGGTCGACCTTAAGGCAGATTGCTTGAaagattttgaatttaatattattaaaagcatTATTAAAGTTTTAAAGCCGGCAGAGTTAGCTATAGAAGCTTTGTGTCGCCGTGACATGAACCTCTCTTCTGTTGATGCAGTGATACATTTTATGCTGGACGAAGTTAAAAATGTGGACTTATCAATAGCTTTCAATCTTTTTGAATCAATTAAAAAACGCGTTTCTGAAAGGCGCACAATATACACGAATATATTGAAACTATTAATAACGGGAAATTTTGTAAGTACCACAAATGAACCGAATTTAGAAGAAATGACAAACACTATTGTAGAAATTGTCAAGAAGTACAATACTAATGATGTTGAGAATCGCgatattgatttaaaaataatcgaaaatgaaaaggaaaaaacgtTGAAGCAAAGGTTGCAAGAAACTGTCAAAGAATCTCGCGTTTTAAAAAGAGATGTCTCATTATCAGTAGAGGAAGCGGTAccaaaggaaataaatttacttcTTGGGGGTGGCGGGCTTGGCAGCAATCTGGAGGttgcttgtaattttttaaagacaatACCACCAACTAGTGTTGAATGCGAGCGTTGTTTTTCAGTGTCTGGCCGCATTTGCACTAAAATCAGATCTAGTTTAAACGATGAAACAATGGATGcgcttgtatttttaaaatactatttaaaataa
- the LOC120781594 gene encoding transcription factor Adf-1-like isoform X1 has protein sequence MPAIVFLKFERLVYLRKYISDFSMDLDEVLIEEVRNCPLIFDVSHRDYKNLRKKEMTWKQISTNTRLSETECKKRWKSLRDSYKRCKRMEQVASGSGQQTPRRKWRYLEAMSFMEKIPNSRRTISSISEDFESVQDNIIIEHLRMDVDKRKRTGMRSQNSLKRQARAYAQ, from the exons atgccggccattgtgtttttgaaatttgagcGATTAGTCTACTTGCG aaaatatatttcagatTTCAGCATGGATTTGGATGAAGTGTTAATAGAGGAAGTGCGCAATTGCCCCCTTATTTTTGATGTCTCGCACAGAgactataaaaatttaagaaaaaaagaaatgacatggaaacaaatttcaacaaacacaaggttGAGCG AAACAGAATGCAAAAAGAGATGGAAGAGTCTCCGAGACTCTTACAAGCGATGTAAACGCATGGAGCAAGTCGCTTCCGGGAGTGGCCAACAAACTCCTCGGAGAAAATGGCGTTATCTGGAAGCAATGtcatttatggaaaaaattccaaattcaaGGCG tactattaGCAGCATAAGCGAAGATTTCGAAAGTGTCCAAGACAATATAATTATAGAGCATCTTCGGATGGACGTGGACAAAag AAAAAGAACGGGGATGCGTTCGCAAAATTCCTTGAAACGGCAGGCGCGAGCATATGCACAATGA
- the LOC120781594 gene encoding transcription factor Adf-1-like isoform X2, producing the protein MDLDEVLIEEVRNCPLIFDVSHRDYKNLRKKEMTWKQISTNTRLSETECKKRWKSLRDSYKRCKRMEQVASGSGQQTPRRKWRYLEAMSFMEKIPNSRRTISSISEDFESVQDNIIIEHLRMDVDKRKRTGMRSQNSLKRQARAYAQ; encoded by the exons ATGGATTTGGATGAAGTGTTAATAGAGGAAGTGCGCAATTGCCCCCTTATTTTTGATGTCTCGCACAGAgactataaaaatttaagaaaaaaagaaatgacatggaaacaaatttcaacaaacacaaggttGAGCG AAACAGAATGCAAAAAGAGATGGAAGAGTCTCCGAGACTCTTACAAGCGATGTAAACGCATGGAGCAAGTCGCTTCCGGGAGTGGCCAACAAACTCCTCGGAGAAAATGGCGTTATCTGGAAGCAATGtcatttatggaaaaaattccaaattcaaGGCG tactattaGCAGCATAAGCGAAGATTTCGAAAGTGTCCAAGACAATATAATTATAGAGCATCTTCGGATGGACGTGGACAAAag AAAAAGAACGGGGATGCGTTCGCAAAATTCCTTGAAACGGCAGGCGCGAGCATATGCACAATGA
- the LOC120781595 gene encoding protein ALP1-like has translation MDSEECLRTILNIVRIVNTAHEVFQEVNRNSRRWWVRPVNISREEEGFYRTCIKQLKEKDEEHFYKATRMSVAKYNLLLSLLKQRLKRFSNRKPILPETRLAVTLIFLAQGCNFNVLSWSFKLGVSTVRKIIYETCEAIWDELHDAYLSTPNAHELRDIASKFYVKTGMPNCLGAIDGKHIRITSSRNSGSLYYNHKKTFSIVLMAVSDANYVFTYVDVGALGSQNDG, from the exons atGGACAGCGAGGAATGTTTGAGGACTATTCTTAATATTGTACGTATTGTCAATACTGCACACGAAGTGTTCCAGGAGGTAAATAGAAACTCCCGAAGGTGGTGGGTTCGTCCTGTCAATATTTCACGCGAAGAGGAAGGATTTTATAGAACATGCATCAAGCAGCTTAAGGAAAAGGATGAGGAGCATTTTTATAAAGCTACGAGAATGAGCGTtgctaaatataatttattgttgtCGCTATTAAAGCAACGATTAAAACGTTTTTCAAATAGAAAACCAATTCTGCCTGAGACTCGTTTGGCGGTAACATTAAT TTTCTTGGCACAAGGATGCAATTTCAATGTCCTATCTTGGTCCTTTAAACTTGGAGTTTCCACAGTCCGAAAAATTATATACGAAACATGTGAAGCTATTTGGGATGAATTGCATGATGCATATTTGTCAACACCAAACGCACACGAACTTCGAGATATTGCAAGCAAGTTCTATGTAAAGACTGGAATGCCGAATTGCTTGGGAGCTATAGATGGGAAACACATTCGTATAACAAGCTCAAGAAATAGCGGATCGTTGTACTACAACCATAAGAAAACGTTTAGCATTGTACTAATGGCAGTGAGTGATGCTAATTACGTGTTCACATATGTTGATGTCGGTGCTCTAGGAAGCCAAAATGACGGTTGA